The Neisseria subflava genomic interval GAAACCGCTTACCTCTATTCCACTTACGAAGAGGAATGCGAAGCGCGCCCTTCCGAGCGTAAAAAAGTGATGATTCTCGGCGGCGGCCCGAACCGTATCGGTCAGGGCATCGAGTTTGACTACTGCTGCGTTCACGCCGCGCTCGCCCTGCGCGAATCGGGCTTTGAAACCATCATGGTCAACTGTAACCCCGAAACCGTGTCCACCGACTTCGACACCAGCGACCGCCTGTATTTCGAGCCGCTTACGCTGGAAGACGTGTTGGAAATCGTCCGCACCGAAAACCCGTGGGGCGTGATTGTGCATTACGGCGGTCAAACCCCGCTCAAACTCGCCAACGCGCTGGTTGAAAACGGCGTGAACATCATCGGCACATCCGCCGACAGCATCGACGCCGCCGAAGACCGCGAACGCTTCCAAAAAGTGTTGAACGACTTAGGCCTGCGCCAACCGCCCAACCGCATCGCCCACAACGAAGAAGAAGCGCTCGTCAAAGCCGAAGAAATCGGCTATCCGCTGGTCGTGCGCCCGTCTTACGTCCTCGGCGGCCGCGCCATGCAGGTCGTCCACTCCGCCGAAGAGCTGCAAAAATACATGCGCGAAGCCGTGCAAGTTTCCGAAGACAGCCCCGTGTTGCTCGACTTCTTCCTGAACAACGCGATTGAAGTCGATGTAGACTGCGTTTCAGACGGCAAAGACGTCGTTATCGGCGGCATCATGCAGCACGTCGAGCAGGCAGGCATCCACTCCGGCGACTCCGGCTGCTCGCTGCCGCCTTACTCGCTCAGCGAAGAAATCCAAGACGAAATCCGCCGCCAAACCAAAGCCATGGCCTACGCGCTGGGTGTGGTCGGCCTGATGAACGTACAGTTTGCCGTGCAGGACGGCGTGGTGTTCGTGTTGGAAGTGAACCCGCGCGCCAGCCGTACCGTCCCCTTCGTCTCCAAAGCCACCGGCGTGCCGCTCGCCAAAGTCGGCGCACGCTGCATGGCGGGCATTTCCCTGCAAGAGCAAGGCGTGGAAAAAGAAGTTGTTCCCGATTTCTATGCCGTTAAAGAAGCCGTGTTCCCCTTCATCAAATTCCCCGGCGTGGACACCATCCTCGGCCCGGAAATGCGCTCCACCGGCGAAGTGATGGGCGTGGGCGCGAGCTTCGGCGAAGCCTACTACAAAGCCCAACTCGGCGCAGGCGAACGCCTGAACCCGACCGGCAAAATCTTCCTCGCCGTGCGCGACGAAGACAAACCGCTCATCGTCAAAACCGCGCAAAACTTCCAAGCCTTAGGTTACGGCGTCTGCGCCACACGTGGCACCGCCGAATACCTGAAAGAGCACGGCATCATCGTGCAGGCGGTGAACAAAGTACAGGAAGGCCGCCCGCACATCGTGGATGCGATTAAAAACGGCGAAATCGCGCTGGTGGTCAACACCGTCAGCAGCTCGGCACAATCCATCGCCGACAGCCACAGCATCCGCCGCACCTCCCTCACCCAACGCGTGCCGCAATACACCACCATCGCCGGCGGCGAAGCCATGAGCGAAGGCGCAAAAAGCCGCGACCACTTGGGCGTGTACAGTGTGCAGGAGTTGCATGGACGGTTGAAAAACAAAGCCTAATCAATCCTATCGGATTTAAATAGCTAAAAGGCCGTCTGAAACCTGATTGCTCAGTTTCAGATGGCCTTTTCATATTTCAAATTCCAACCGTCTGTCCATCAAAACAACCTTTTCTGCCATCTCCAAACAAGTAATAGCAACATGAAATATAATTTCGTTATTGATTGGATTCATACGACAAAATTGTTGTTTTTTCATCATAATCCAAAAATATCGAGTTTAACGCCTATTCTCCTTGCTTTATAATGGCCGTCTGAAATAAAAATACAATTAAAGCAGAAGCATGTCTTTGCAACTTAAGCAGATTTGCATAATTAAACATATGCTTTAATCATAATAATGATAAAATAATACGGCTTTCCTCTAAATTAAAGGGAAAACTGCACAAGAAACGGAAAATAAAATGAGTGTCGGATTATTGCGTGTTTTGGTTCAAAGCCAGACCATCTCAAATCAACAAGCGGAACATTACAACAGCCTTTTACAATCGGGCAAAGAAATCCTGCCCAACCTGTTTTCAGACGGCATCATCTCCCCTAAAGCTTTGGGAGAGTTGGTTGCGCGCGTATTCAGCTATCCCCTTTTGGATTTGCGCTACTACCCGCGCAATAATGTAGTCAGCGACATTCTGACGGAAGAGCAAATGGTGCAAAACCGTTGCATTCCGATTTTCAAACGCGGACGCAAGGTTTATTTCGCCGTATCCGATCCGACCCAAATCCAAAAATTTCAAAAAATTGCTTTTGCTTCAGGTTTAAGTGTCGACTTGGTAGTAGTTCCAGACGACCAGCTCAGCTCATTGCTGGAATGGCTAGGTCAACGTTCGACCACCATTCTGAAAGAAATCAACGACGAACATGAAGCAACGCAGCAATCGCAATCGCTTTATATCGACAATGAAGAAGCTGAAGATGGTCCAATCCCCCGCTTCATCCATAAAACCTTATCCGATGCCCTGAACGCGGGCGCATCGGATATCCACTTTGAATTCTACGAGCAAATGGCGCGCGTTCGTTTCCGCGTGGACGGACAATTGCGTGAAGTCGTACAGCCTCCTGTCGCCGTGCGCGGCCAGTTGGCATCGCGCATCAAAGTGATGGCGCGTTTGGATATTTCCGAAAAACGTATTCCGCAAGACGGCAGAATTCAAATTGCCTTCCATAAACACGGCCGTCCGATTGACTTCCGTGTCAGCACATTGCCGACGTTGTTTGGCGAAAAAGTGGTAATGCGTATCCTAAATTCCGATGGTACATCGCTCAATATCGACCAGCTCGGCTTAGAGCCTTTCCAAAAAGAAATGCTGCTTGAGGCCATCAACCGCCCTTACGGCATGGTGTTGGTTACCGGTCCGACAGGTTCGGGCAAAACCGTTTCACTCTATACCTGCCTGAGTATTTTGAACACGGAAGATGTGAACATTTCGACGGCCGAGGATCCGGCCGAGATTAACCTGCCGGGCGTCAACCAAGTCAACGTCAATGAGAAACAAGGTCTGACCTTTGCTGCCGCACTCCGATCCTTCTTGCGCCAAGATCCTGATATTATTATGGTCGGTGAGATCCGAGACTTGGAAACCGCCGACATCGCCATTAAAGCCGCCCAAACCGGCCACATGGTTTTCTCGACCCTGCATACCAATAATGCACCGGCCACGCTGTCCCGCCTTTTGAACATGGGCGTAGCGCCTTTCAATATCGCCAGCTCGGTCAGCCTGATTATGGCGCAAAGGCTGTTGCGCAGACTGTGTCCAAACTGCAAACGCGAAGTTGAACGCCCTCCGGTTCCGGCATTGAAAAAAGCCGGCTTTACCGATACGGACTTGGCTCAAGATTGGAAACTCTACCGCCCGGTTGGCTGCGACAGCTGCCGCGGCAAAGGCTTTAAAGGCCGCGTCGGTATTTATGAAGTCATGCCGGTCAGCGATGAAATGCAAAAAGTCATTATGAACAACGGTACAGAAGTTGATATCATGAACATGGCCTATCAGGAAGGCATGGTAGACTTGCGTCGCGCCGGCCTCATGAAAGTCATGCAAGGCCTGACCTCGTTGGAAGAAGTGACTGCTCATACCAATGACTAAACTGCCATATTTTCGAAAATTAAAATAAAGCGGCACGGGGAAACAGTCCGCTTTATTTCTTACTAACAAGGGATAACACATGGCTCAAGCAGAGCAAAAAAGAAGTCTGTTCGGCTCAAGAAGCAAAGGCAAGCGTTTTACTTTTGAAGGAAAAAATACCGAGACCGAACGTCTTGTCCATGGTGAAGTAGTTGCCAAAGACGAAGAAGAAGCACGCAAGAAACTCCAACGCAGAGGCATTCGTCCTTTGCGTATCAGCAAAGTTAAAACCGCACGCAAACGCCGTATTACCCAAGAAGACATTACAGTGTTCACCCGCCAACTGGCAACGATGATGAAGGCAGGCTTACCGCTGATGCAGGCTTTTGAAATCGTTGCGCGCGGCCACTCCAATCCGAGCATGACCGAAATGCTGATGCAGGTTCGCTCCGATGTCGAACAAGGTAGCGCATTGGGTAAATCGTTCTCCAAATATCCAAAATATTTCGACCGCTTTTATTGTAATCTGGTTAGCGCAGGCGAGTCCGGCGGCGTACTGGAAAGCCTATTGGACAAACTGGCTGTCTATAAAGAAAAAACGCAAGCCATTAAGAAAAAGGTTAAAACCGCACTGACCTACCCGATTGCCATTATCGTGGTGGCAATTGCGCTTATCTTCATTATGATGATGTTTGTACTGCCTGCCTTTAAAGAAGTTTATGCCAATATGGGGGCAGAGCTGCCAAGCCTTACCCAACTCGTCATGAGCTTGTCCGATTTATTCGTCGACTATGGCTGGATTATGATCATCCTTTTGATTGTTTCCGCCTTCGGCCTGTACAAACTCCATGAAAAATCGCCTACCTTCCAAAAACGAATCGATGCTCTGATTTTGAGACTCCCTGTTTTTGGCGCCATCGTCCGTAAAGCAACCATTGCCCGTTGGGCGCGTACGACTTCCACCCTCTTCGCAGCCGGCGTTCCTTTGGTGGAAGTATTAGATTCAGTTGCAGGCGCATCCGGCAATATTCTCTATGAAGAAGCCACTCAAGACATCCGCGCCAAGGTAACCCAAGGTCTGTCGCTGACATCCAGTATGCAAAGTACGGATATGTTCCCCAATATGGTGATCCAAATGGCGGCCATCGGCGAAGAGTCAGGCTCTTTGGACGATATGCTGAACAAAGCTGCCGAATTCTACGAAGATGAAGTAGACAACTCCGTCTCCCGATTGTCTCACTTGATGGAGTCTATCATCATGGTGGTATTGGGTTCGCTCATCGGTATCTTGCTGATTGCCATGTATCTGCCGCTGTTTAACTTGGGTAATGTCGTAGGTTGATATGCTTGATAGTATTTACTCTGCCATCGACGCCCTCTCCGTTCTTGCGCCATTCGCCATTCCTTTAGCCGTTATTTTAGGATTGCTGATTGGCAGCTTTCTAAACGTTGTCATTTATCGCACGCCGATAATGATGGAACGCGAATGGACACAATTTTCTAAAGAGCATTTGGGCATCAAGCTGACAGATGAAGAAAAACAGCCATTTAATCTGTGCAAACCGAATTCACGCTGCCCAAAATGCAAAAACCCAGTCAAACCTTGGCAAAACATCCCCATCCTCAGCTATGTTTTACTGGGCGGGAAATGCCACTCCTGCAAAACCGCTATCGGCATACGCTATCCGCTGATTGAGCTGCTGACAAGTGTCTTATTCGGTATTGTCGCGTGGCAATACGGCTGGTCATGTACAACTATTGGCGG includes:
- the carB gene encoding carbamoyl-phosphate synthase large subunit codes for the protein MPKRTDLKSILIIGAGPIVIGQACEFDYSGAQACKALREEGYKVILVNSNPATIMTDPEMADVTYIEPIMWQTVEKIIAKERPDAILPTMGGQTALNCALDLARNGVLAKYNVELIGATEDAIDKAEDRGRFKEAMEKIGLSCPKSFVCHTMNEALAAQEQVGFPTLIRPSFTMGGSGGGIAYNKDEFLAICERGFDASPTHELLIEQSVLGWKEYEMEVVRDKADNCIIICSIENFDPMGVHTGDSITVAPAQTLTDKEYQIMRNASLAVLREIGVDTGGSNVQFAVNPENGEMIVIEMNPRVSRSSALASKATGFPIAKVAAKLAVGFTLDELRNDITGGRTPASFEPSIDYVVTKIPRFAFEKFPAADDRLTTQMKSVGEVMAMGRTIQESFQKALRGLETGLCGFNPRSEDKAEIRRELANPGPERMLFVADAFRAGFTLEEIHEICAIDPWFLAQIADLVKEEQQVSAGCLQDLDFAALRRLKRKGFSDKRIAQLLGVKEKEVREHRYALNLHPVYKRVDTCAAEFATETAYLYSTYEEECEARPSERKKVMILGGGPNRIGQGIEFDYCCVHAALALRESGFETIMVNCNPETVSTDFDTSDRLYFEPLTLEDVLEIVRTENPWGVIVHYGGQTPLKLANALVENGVNIIGTSADSIDAAEDRERFQKVLNDLGLRQPPNRIAHNEEEALVKAEEIGYPLVVRPSYVLGGRAMQVVHSAEELQKYMREAVQVSEDSPVLLDFFLNNAIEVDVDCVSDGKDVVIGGIMQHVEQAGIHSGDSGCSLPPYSLSEEIQDEIRRQTKAMAYALGVVGLMNVQFAVQDGVVFVLEVNPRASRTVPFVSKATGVPLAKVGARCMAGISLQEQGVEKEVVPDFYAVKEAVFPFIKFPGVDTILGPEMRSTGEVMGVGASFGEAYYKAQLGAGERLNPTGKIFLAVRDEDKPLIVKTAQNFQALGYGVCATRGTAEYLKEHGIIVQAVNKVQEGRPHIVDAIKNGEIALVVNTVSSSAQSIADSHSIRRTSLTQRVPQYTTIAGGEAMSEGAKSRDHLGVYSVQELHGRLKNKA
- the pilB gene encoding type IV-A pilus assembly ATPase PilB yields the protein MSVGLLRVLVQSQTISNQQAEHYNSLLQSGKEILPNLFSDGIISPKALGELVARVFSYPLLDLRYYPRNNVVSDILTEEQMVQNRCIPIFKRGRKVYFAVSDPTQIQKFQKIAFASGLSVDLVVVPDDQLSSLLEWLGQRSTTILKEINDEHEATQQSQSLYIDNEEAEDGPIPRFIHKTLSDALNAGASDIHFEFYEQMARVRFRVDGQLREVVQPPVAVRGQLASRIKVMARLDISEKRIPQDGRIQIAFHKHGRPIDFRVSTLPTLFGEKVVMRILNSDGTSLNIDQLGLEPFQKEMLLEAINRPYGMVLVTGPTGSGKTVSLYTCLSILNTEDVNISTAEDPAEINLPGVNQVNVNEKQGLTFAAALRSFLRQDPDIIMVGEIRDLETADIAIKAAQTGHMVFSTLHTNNAPATLSRLLNMGVAPFNIASSVSLIMAQRLLRRLCPNCKREVERPPVPALKKAGFTDTDLAQDWKLYRPVGCDSCRGKGFKGRVGIYEVMPVSDEMQKVIMNNGTEVDIMNMAYQEGMVDLRRAGLMKVMQGLTSLEEVTAHTND
- a CDS encoding type II secretion system F family protein, yielding MAQAEQKRSLFGSRSKGKRFTFEGKNTETERLVHGEVVAKDEEEARKKLQRRGIRPLRISKVKTARKRRITQEDITVFTRQLATMMKAGLPLMQAFEIVARGHSNPSMTEMLMQVRSDVEQGSALGKSFSKYPKYFDRFYCNLVSAGESGGVLESLLDKLAVYKEKTQAIKKKVKTALTYPIAIIVVAIALIFIMMMFVLPAFKEVYANMGAELPSLTQLVMSLSDLFVDYGWIMIILLIVSAFGLYKLHEKSPTFQKRIDALILRLPVFGAIVRKATIARWARTTSTLFAAGVPLVEVLDSVAGASGNILYEEATQDIRAKVTQGLSLTSSMQSTDMFPNMVIQMAAIGEESGSLDDMLNKAAEFYEDEVDNSVSRLSHLMESIIMVVLGSLIGILLIAMYLPLFNLGNVVG